A single window of Treponema denticola ATCC 35405 DNA harbors:
- a CDS encoding class I SAM-dependent methyltransferase encodes MSTKNLLDGVEDTLYIPLAARIYASEKFPKFFYDEKALSLKQYIPTDNIEKNTTEYFYMASVCRQQTIDKKIKKFLEENIQSNVVFLGAGLETAYNRINNVKSNFYQIDLPNVIDTRKKVLGNADNEKLISGDMFTLDWVKEIDTLLPTMIVVSGVYQYFDEGKIIEMIKKMKSLILKGELVFDATNSTGLKLANKYVQKTGNVNAKMYFSVDNPKEFANITNTKLIDVDGFFDGALKHCEGLKFLTRIYMYFADKLHRTLVVHLKF; translated from the coding sequence ATGAGTACAAAAAATTTACTTGATGGTGTAGAAGATACATTATATATCCCGCTTGCAGCAAGAATATATGCATCCGAGAAATTCCCTAAATTTTTCTATGATGAAAAAGCATTGTCATTAAAACAATATATACCGACGGATAACATAGAAAAGAATACTACCGAATATTTTTATATGGCCAGTGTTTGCAGACAACAAACAATCGATAAAAAGATAAAAAAATTTCTTGAAGAAAATATTCAGAGCAATGTAGTGTTTTTAGGAGCCGGCTTGGAAACTGCCTATAACCGTATCAATAATGTTAAATCTAACTTTTATCAAATAGATTTGCCTAACGTTATAGATACCAGAAAAAAAGTACTAGGAAATGCAGATAATGAAAAGTTGATCTCAGGAGATATGTTTACTCTTGATTGGGTAAAAGAAATAGATACTTTATTGCCGACTATGATTGTTGTTTCGGGAGTATATCAGTACTTCGATGAAGGTAAAATTATAGAGATGATAAAAAAAATGAAGTCTTTAATTCTTAAAGGAGAGTTGGTATTTGACGCAACAAATTCTACCGGATTAAAATTAGCTAATAAATATGTTCAAAAGACCGGTAATGTTAATGCTAAGATGTATTTTAGTGTCGATAACCCAAAGGAATTTGCAAATATTACTAATACAAAGCTTATAGATGTCGATGGATTTTTTGATGGAGCATTAAAACATTGTGAGGGATTAAAATTCCTAACTCGAATATATATGTATTTCGCCGATAAATTGCATAGAACATTGGTTGTTCACTTAAAATTTTAA
- a CDS encoding type II toxin-antitoxin system RelB/DinJ family antitoxin yields MSTAVLQTRVDSQIKKEADDLFNALGIDTTTAIRLFLKQAINQQKIPFEILPPQKEFSPSVLAAIKEARQISCDASVKQYKTAKELLADCEV; encoded by the coding sequence ATGTCCACTGCAGTATTACAAACGCGAGTTGATAGTCAAATAAAAAAAGAAGCTGATGATCTTTTTAATGCATTAGGTATTGATACAACAACTGCAATTCGATTATTTTTAAAGCAAGCTATAAATCAGCAAAAAATTCCTTTTGAAATTCTGCCTCCACAAAAAGAATTTTCACCATCTGTTTTAGCCGCGATAAAAGAAGCAAGACAAATCAGTTGTGATGCTTCGGTTAAACAGTATAAAACTGCAAAAGAATTGCTTGCGGATTGTGAAGTATGA
- a CDS encoding type II toxin-antitoxin system YafQ family toxin, giving the protein MIYQLKKTSQFKASVKLAKKRGLNINLLEGIIEKLRTDTPLGVKHKNHQLSGQFKGIWECHIQPDWLLLYLKEENNLVMTLVDTGTHSDIFKK; this is encoded by the coding sequence ATGATATATCAATTAAAGAAAACATCTCAGTTTAAAGCAAGTGTCAAATTGGCAAAGAAAAGAGGTTTGAATATTAATCTTCTTGAAGGTATCATAGAAAAATTAAGGACAGATACGCCGCTTGGGGTAAAACATAAAAATCACCAACTTTCAGGACAGTTTAAAGGTATTTGGGAGTGTCACATACAACCTGATTGGTTATTATTATATTTAAAAGAAGAAAACAATTTAGTTATGACTCTTGTTGATACGGGAACACATAGCGATATTTTTAAGAAATAA
- the ychF gene encoding redox-regulated ATPase YchF, whose protein sequence is MAINCGIVGLPNVGKSTIFSALTSAPAEAANYPFCTINPNVGIVSLPDARLKKLAEHFNPKKVIPATVEFVDIAGLVKGASKGEGLGNQFLSHIREVGVIAHVVRCFDNDDIVHVSGKIDPASDIETINIELALADLASLDKRAERAEKASRMGKEAQKEAAVVMRAIEKIRPLLQEGKGARLADLTDDERAAIYDTHLITMKPQMYVCNVDETGAQDSNPYIAAVKKIAESEGADTVVICGKFEAELADLESEEERLSFLAEVGLEESGLSQLARAAYHLIGLRTFFTAGEDECRAWTIHAGDTAPKAAGVIHTDFEKGFIKAEVYSFDDFVKYGSEQKIKEAGRYRQEGKAYVVNDGDIMFFKFNV, encoded by the coding sequence ATGGCTATAAATTGCGGAATTGTGGGTTTACCCAATGTAGGAAAATCGACTATATTTTCGGCTCTTACAAGTGCGCCGGCTGAGGCTGCTAATTATCCGTTTTGTACAATAAACCCCAATGTAGGAATTGTAAGTTTACCTGATGCCCGTTTAAAAAAACTGGCTGAACATTTTAATCCCAAAAAGGTAATTCCTGCAACCGTAGAATTTGTGGATATTGCAGGTCTTGTAAAAGGAGCTTCAAAGGGAGAGGGTTTAGGGAATCAGTTTTTGTCCCATATCAGAGAAGTCGGCGTTATTGCCCACGTTGTGCGCTGTTTTGATAATGATGATATTGTCCATGTTTCAGGGAAAATAGATCCGGCTTCCGATATTGAAACGATAAATATCGAGCTCGCTCTTGCCGATCTTGCAAGTTTGGATAAAAGAGCTGAGCGTGCCGAAAAGGCGAGCCGCATGGGTAAGGAAGCTCAAAAAGAAGCTGCTGTCGTAATGCGGGCTATCGAAAAAATTCGTCCTCTTCTGCAGGAAGGAAAGGGCGCCCGCCTTGCCGACTTGACCGATGACGAAAGAGCCGCAATCTACGACACCCATCTAATTACAATGAAACCTCAAATGTATGTTTGCAATGTAGATGAAACAGGTGCCCAAGACAGCAATCCCTATATAGCGGCGGTTAAAAAGATTGCAGAATCCGAGGGGGCAGATACCGTTGTAATTTGCGGAAAGTTTGAAGCCGAATTAGCCGACCTTGAAAGTGAAGAAGAACGCCTAAGCTTTTTAGCTGAGGTTGGCTTGGAAGAATCGGGCCTTTCACAGCTTGCGAGGGCAGCCTATCACTTAATCGGGCTTAGAACCTTCTTTACGGCCGGAGAAGATGAGTGCCGCGCATGGACAATCCATGCCGGGGATACGGCTCCAAAGGCTGCCGGAGTTATACATACCGACTTTGAAAAGGGTTTTATAAAGGCGGAAGTATACAGCTTTGATGACTTTGTAAAATACGGAAGTGAACAAAAGATAAAGGAAGCAGGACGTTACCGTCAAGAAGGGAAAGCCTATGTAGTAAATGACGGTGATATTATGTTCTTTAAATTTAATGTTTAA
- the sppA gene encoding signal peptide peptidase SppA, which yields MQENQEQKKRPGCFMAFFRGINILRLIIINIIFFFFFFSFLGVMGSIPSNTKTVERVPSEAVLMINPSGVLTEKESDIFSAGIPAIGKKSAVLVSDLVKAIKNAAFDRRITSLYLDFSELGGLSSGHLSELGDALKVFKNSGKKIYAYAVGYSIPSYFLASYADRIGIDPLGEVSFAGFASRPVFFKGLEEKFGIKWNVIQAGTYKGMAETYSRDNLSQNVRTNLKSMFDDLWNKYTSDIAANRNMPPEKIRAFAENNNALIKKYEGNGAKAALEEGFVTDIASVDEFAANIGFADSKTFSVTVNTIGYDSYNANFAEMPSQNSIGVIHINGAISSTGTGRIDDSAVSYKIVDLFDIAQGDPTVKAIVVRVNSGGGEVFASEEIRRAIDRAKASGLPVVVSMGSVAASGAYWISSSADYIFASPYTITGSIGVLATAPSFKEAVKKYLGITSDLVYSGQKPSYSVLEEPSPEEKEVRQMEVMHIYKTFIETVARGRNLPEKTVEELAGGRVYSGEQALNLKLVDALGSLDEAVKYAAELANISGQYSVKEIKKPLPFTEALIKSILEDLDASTLSQMNFADIKAFTDFLNLKSKKGIYVYSPEYLIWEN from the coding sequence ATGCAGGAAAACCAAGAACAAAAAAAGCGTCCGGGTTGTTTTATGGCGTTTTTTCGTGGAATAAATATTTTACGTTTGATAATAATAAACATCATTTTCTTCTTTTTCTTTTTTTCATTTTTGGGGGTTATGGGCAGCATACCCTCTAACACAAAAACAGTAGAGCGCGTACCGAGTGAGGCTGTACTAATGATAAATCCTTCCGGAGTTCTTACAGAAAAGGAATCGGATATTTTTTCGGCCGGCATTCCCGCAATCGGGAAAAAATCGGCAGTCCTCGTTTCAGACCTTGTAAAAGCTATAAAAAATGCGGCCTTCGATAGACGGATAACAAGCCTTTATTTGGACTTCTCGGAATTGGGAGGCCTCTCGTCAGGACACTTAAGTGAACTGGGAGACGCTTTAAAAGTCTTTAAAAATTCCGGTAAGAAAATATATGCCTATGCTGTAGGCTATTCCATTCCTTCTTACTTTTTAGCTTCCTATGCAGACCGAATAGGAATTGATCCGCTGGGAGAAGTCTCCTTTGCGGGCTTTGCTTCCCGTCCGGTCTTTTTTAAAGGTTTGGAAGAAAAATTCGGCATCAAGTGGAATGTGATACAGGCCGGAACCTACAAAGGTATGGCAGAAACTTATTCGAGGGATAATCTTTCGCAAAATGTAAGAACAAACTTAAAATCCATGTTCGATGATTTATGGAATAAGTACACTTCGGATATTGCAGCAAACAGAAATATGCCGCCCGAAAAAATTAGGGCTTTCGCCGAAAACAATAATGCTCTTATAAAAAAATATGAAGGAAACGGAGCGAAGGCCGCTTTAGAAGAAGGCTTTGTTACCGATATTGCTTCAGTCGATGAGTTTGCTGCAAACATAGGCTTTGCCGATAGTAAAACATTTTCGGTAACCGTAAACACAATAGGCTATGATTCATATAATGCAAACTTTGCAGAAATGCCCTCTCAAAATTCTATAGGCGTTATTCATATAAACGGAGCTATCTCTTCTACCGGTACAGGGCGTATAGATGACTCTGCCGTAAGTTACAAGATTGTAGATCTTTTTGATATTGCTCAAGGAGATCCGACTGTAAAAGCTATCGTTGTAAGAGTAAATTCAGGCGGAGGAGAGGTCTTTGCTTCGGAAGAAATAAGACGCGCTATAGACAGAGCTAAAGCATCAGGTTTACCTGTTGTAGTTTCCATGGGGTCCGTTGCCGCCTCGGGAGCTTATTGGATTTCTTCTTCTGCAGATTATATTTTTGCAAGCCCCTACACAATTACCGGCTCAATCGGTGTATTGGCTACAGCTCCATCTTTTAAAGAAGCCGTTAAAAAATATCTGGGTATAACAAGCGATTTGGTTTATTCGGGACAAAAGCCTTCATATTCCGTTTTAGAAGAACCTTCTCCTGAAGAAAAAGAGGTAAGGCAGATGGAAGTTATGCACATATATAAGACCTTTATCGAAACCGTAGCAAGGGGAAGAAATCTTCCTGAAAAAACCGTTGAAGAATTAGCCGGCGGCCGTGTCTATTCAGGTGAACAGGCCTTAAATTTAAAATTGGTTGATGCTTTAGGCTCTTTGGACGAGGCGGTAAAATATGCTGCAGAGCTTGCAAACATAAGCGGACAATATTCCGTAAAAGAAATAAAAAAGCCCCTACCTTTTACGGAAGCCTTGATAAAAAGTATTTTAGAAGATCTTGATGCTTCGACACTTTCGCAGATGAACTTTGCAGACATCAAGGCTTTCACTGACTTTTTAAATTTAAAATCAAAAAAAGGCATCTATGTTTACAGCCCCGAATACCTTATTTGGGAAAACTAA
- a CDS encoding lipoprotein: MKLKCAVFINLIILLVILTLSISCSKEEKLQPINVIQEGSAKKSDEAIELDLKFYNPFMYEINIRKLKYTNINSNYYVLPETMKKCKQIHIFESWTNEYISYLSDLVMQYDMPCQAYLPENQKTLKSFALFNKNGQVVKYVYKLGCIPTDSYSHDEVYTYYYNDKNFISKDVYKMENTDSEVRQFVNEYEKKRKDKKILYNEKENKYTFDDMELIFNEDGKYKEIKIYYHERSFDKYEFIYENAMIKKFKKYDNDKLEYEIISEYDNSGKIRKYTTSLGGTVEILQYDEYDNWIEEKFFSDGVLFSTTYREIEYWE; encoded by the coding sequence ATGAAATTAAAATGCGCTGTTTTTATTAATTTAATTATTTTATTAGTTATTCTAACTTTGAGTATTTCTTGTAGTAAGGAAGAAAAACTTCAGCCTATAAATGTAATACAAGAAGGTTCAGCTAAAAAGAGTGATGAGGCCATTGAGCTCGATTTAAAATTTTATAATCCGTTTATGTATGAGATAAACATAAGAAAGTTGAAATATACAAATATTAACAGCAATTATTATGTATTGCCTGAAACCATGAAAAAATGCAAGCAGATACATATTTTTGAAAGTTGGACTAACGAATATATATCATATTTATCCGACTTGGTTATGCAATATGATATGCCCTGTCAAGCTTATTTACCTGAAAATCAAAAGACCTTAAAGAGTTTTGCTTTATTTAATAAAAACGGTCAGGTAGTAAAATATGTATATAAATTAGGCTGCATTCCGACAGACTCATATTCTCATGATGAAGTATACACTTATTATTATAATGATAAAAATTTTATTAGCAAAGATGTTTATAAGATGGAAAATACGGATAGTGAAGTAAGGCAGTTTGTAAATGAATATGAAAAAAAACGTAAAGATAAAAAGATATTATACAATGAAAAAGAAAATAAATATACATTCGATGATATGGAACTTATCTTCAATGAAGACGGCAAATATAAAGAAATTAAAATTTATTATCATGAAAGATCTTTTGATAAATATGAATTTATTTATGAAAATGCTATGATAAAAAAATTTAAAAAATATGATAATGATAAATTAGAATATGAGATAATTAGTGAGTACGACAACTCTGGCAAAATAAGAAAATATACGACCTCATTGGGGGGAACAGTTGAAATTTTACAATATGATGAGTACGATAACTGGATTGAAGAAAAGTTTTTTTCTGATGGAGTTTTATTTTCTACCACATATCGAGAGATTGAGTATTGGGAGTAA
- the thyX gene encoding FAD-dependent thymidylate synthase, producing MAHCIAPEAEKILDKEFKVLDKGFIRLVDYMGTDARIVQSARVSYGEGTKTVREDAALIDYLLRNKHTSPFEQVVFTFHVKLPIFVARQWIRHRTARLNEISGRYSILKAEFYVPAGKDIALQSSDNKQGRMNEAVPQDLQNEVITSLQKQQEEIYAGYSKLLDKNIARELARINLPLSTYTEWYWQIDLHNLFHFLRLRMDAHAQKEIRDYAEVMFEICKTVTPLACASFERHEKNGVNFSAEELEAIRNLIAGKDSGLKGKELERFNEKLKSGRQV from the coding sequence ATGGCACATTGTATAGCTCCGGAAGCGGAAAAAATTTTGGATAAAGAATTTAAGGTTCTTGATAAGGGCTTTATCAGATTGGTAGACTACATGGGAACTGATGCCCGCATAGTGCAGTCTGCCCGTGTTTCTTATGGGGAAGGGACTAAAACCGTACGTGAAGATGCTGCTTTAATAGATTATCTTTTGCGGAACAAGCACACCTCTCCTTTTGAGCAAGTGGTTTTTACCTTTCATGTAAAGCTGCCCATTTTTGTAGCCCGTCAGTGGATCAGGCATAGGACTGCCCGCTTAAACGAAATTTCGGGACGGTATTCTATCTTAAAGGCCGAGTTTTATGTACCCGCCGGAAAGGATATAGCTTTGCAAAGCAGCGATAATAAGCAGGGCAGAATGAATGAAGCAGTTCCTCAAGACCTTCAAAATGAAGTTATAACTTCTTTACAAAAACAACAAGAAGAAATTTATGCAGGCTACTCTAAATTACTTGATAAAAATATTGCGAGAGAGCTTGCAAGAATAAACCTCCCTCTTTCCACTTATACCGAATGGTATTGGCAAATAGACTTGCATAATCTTTTTCATTTTTTGCGGCTGCGTATGGATGCTCATGCACAAAAAGAAATCAGAGACTATGCCGAAGTGATGTTCGAGATTTGTAAAACCGTAACCCCCCTTGCCTGTGCTTCTTTTGAGCGGCATGAAAAAAACGGCGTAAACTTTTCGGCAGAAGAACTTGAAGCTATACGTAATTTGATAGCCGGAAAAGACAGCGGCTTAAAAGGAAAAGAGCTTGAACGTTTTAACGAAAAACTTAAAAGCGGAAGACAGGTATAA
- a CDS encoding TrkH family potassium uptake protein, giving the protein MRKRDYFVVMAFALSLILLFLQQFYPKNTPASIIHAIDILILLFVISETFFAVRQEKYIRKYFQNNLPNFLAMVIFASIFITFKIQIGFKNISEELSIVFDIFKNIFLFGKIIRLISKRAGLTAKIISNPARTLIISFFMVIIIGSFLLMLPAASAKGSPLNFLTALFTSASAVCVTGLSVIDVSSELTIVGKFILIVLIQVGGLGIMVFSFFGMLAFRKKMTVSEKLTISYMVSEDDMSNLFKTLRVIVLSTFFIEALSAVFLFIGFSRILGFNLKTLGFALFHAISAFCNAGFALFSNNLESFTSDIIISLTIGFTIILGGISFAVIYDVLAKVKTDIKNTFLKKKKTDYLISVNTKMILSLTVFILFISFAFFYLLEHRNTMKEMSLGTQYLASLFQAITLRTAGFSTVSFLNLTNATLLFMIFIMFMGGAAGSTAGGIKLNTIAVVFAFFKSFLKNQKTVVIKNVSVPEEQVKKAFLIFGFGLAAISVGIFLLTITESLPFLALLFETVSAFATVGLSTGITAALSPAGKIVIIILMFIGRVGPLTFLTAAGKKQKNDDIEYPYGNIAIG; this is encoded by the coding sequence ATGAGAAAGCGAGATTATTTTGTCGTTATGGCTTTCGCTTTAAGCCTTATACTTTTATTTTTACAGCAATTTTATCCTAAAAACACGCCTGCAAGTATTATCCATGCAATAGATATTTTAATTCTTCTATTTGTTATTTCAGAAACTTTTTTTGCCGTCCGTCAGGAAAAGTATATACGCAAATATTTTCAAAATAATCTTCCAAACTTTTTAGCAATGGTAATATTTGCATCGATATTTATTACCTTTAAAATACAAATAGGTTTTAAAAATATTTCTGAAGAATTAAGTATTGTTTTTGATATTTTTAAAAATATATTTTTGTTTGGAAAAATAATTAGATTGATAAGCAAAAGAGCCGGATTAACTGCGAAAATCATTTCAAACCCTGCCCGTACTTTGATTATTTCTTTTTTTATGGTAATAATCATCGGCAGTTTTTTACTTATGCTTCCTGCAGCATCTGCAAAAGGCTCTCCCTTAAATTTTTTAACGGCACTTTTTACGTCTGCTTCCGCCGTATGTGTTACAGGCTTAAGTGTTATAGATGTTTCTTCCGAACTTACCATAGTCGGAAAATTTATTCTGATTGTTTTAATTCAAGTCGGAGGACTAGGCATAATGGTTTTTTCATTTTTCGGAATGCTTGCCTTCCGAAAAAAAATGACGGTCAGTGAAAAGCTCACAATTTCTTACATGGTCAGTGAAGATGACATGTCAAACCTTTTTAAAACATTAAGAGTAATTGTTTTATCTACATTCTTTATAGAAGCCCTAAGTGCTGTATTTTTATTTATAGGGTTTTCACGCATTTTAGGCTTCAATCTTAAAACCCTAGGCTTTGCATTATTTCATGCAATATCCGCATTCTGTAATGCGGGCTTTGCTCTTTTTTCAAACAATTTGGAATCTTTTACCTCCGATATTATTATCAGTTTAACAATAGGCTTTACCATAATTTTAGGCGGAATAAGTTTTGCAGTTATTTATGATGTTTTAGCTAAGGTCAAGACAGATATAAAAAATACATTTTTAAAGAAAAAAAAGACAGATTATTTAATTTCGGTAAATACAAAAATGATTTTAAGCCTTACGGTTTTTATTCTTTTTATTTCTTTTGCTTTTTTTTATTTACTTGAGCATCGCAATACTATGAAAGAGATGTCTTTGGGAACTCAATACCTTGCAAGTTTATTTCAAGCTATAACATTGCGTACCGCAGGATTTTCTACGGTTTCCTTCCTTAATTTGACAAATGCAACCTTGCTTTTTATGATATTCATAATGTTCATGGGAGGAGCTGCAGGAAGTACAGCCGGAGGAATAAAGCTGAATACAATTGCAGTAGTCTTTGCTTTTTTTAAATCTTTTTTAAAAAATCAAAAAACGGTTGTAATTAAAAATGTTTCGGTGCCTGAAGAACAAGTAAAAAAAGCTTTTTTAATTTTCGGTTTCGGGCTTGCGGCAATTTCAGTTGGAATTTTTTTATTAACAATTACCGAAAGCCTTCCTTTTTTAGCATTGTTGTTTGAAACCGTTTCGGCCTTTGCAACCGTGGGGCTTTCTACAGGAATAACGGCAGCGCTTTCACCAGCCGGTAAAATAGTAATAATAATCTTAATGTTTATCGGAAGAGTAGGCCCCTTAACTTTTTTAACTGCGGCCGGTAAAAAACAAAAAAATGATGATATAGAATATCCTTATGGAAATATAGCAATAGGATAA
- a CDS encoding potassium channel family protein — protein METNKNFAVIGLGEFGSRICEVLVDGGASVVAFDHDIQAVERIKKIVPAAMLVETTNEEALLKAPLDDVEVAIVAIGNNIEASVLTTTLLKQRDIPYVLARAVSPLHATVLRRVGANEVLNIEISAATRIARRLISPDVMDSIAVTKDFSIREIIVPKFFIGKTVGSVALKEKFNITLIALVRMALDIDSVGNPVKQEVMHYPEDDFELREGDKLFLIGSNIKLEEFRNM, from the coding sequence ATGGAAACAAATAAAAACTTTGCAGTCATAGGTTTGGGAGAATTCGGTTCAAGGATTTGTGAAGTTCTTGTAGACGGAGGTGCTTCAGTGGTTGCCTTCGATCATGATATTCAAGCCGTCGAAAGAATAAAAAAAATCGTTCCGGCAGCAATGCTTGTAGAAACTACAAATGAAGAAGCTCTTTTAAAAGCCCCTTTGGATGATGTAGAAGTCGCCATAGTCGCCATCGGCAATAATATAGAAGCAAGCGTTTTAACAACTACTCTTTTAAAGCAAAGAGATATTCCCTATGTTTTAGCGCGTGCCGTTTCACCTCTCCACGCAACAGTTCTACGAAGGGTAGGAGCAAACGAAGTTTTAAATATTGAAATATCAGCAGCAACAAGAATTGCGAGGCGGCTTATTTCTCCCGATGTAATGGACTCAATTGCAGTTACAAAAGATTTTTCGATAAGAGAAATCATTGTGCCGAAATTTTTTATAGGAAAAACAGTCGGTTCCGTTGCTCTAAAAGAAAAATTCAATATTACTTTGATTGCTCTTGTTAGAATGGCTTTGGATATAGATTCTGTCGGTAATCCTGTCAAACAGGAGGTTATGCACTATCCGGAAGATGATTTTGAGTTGAGAGAGGGCGATAAACTTTTTTTGATAGGCTCAAATATAAAACTTGAAGAATTTAGAAATATGTAA
- a CDS encoding ABC transporter ATP-binding protein, with protein sequence MFKGALYYFVMCWRYDKRFPVVILLKEILNAVKTVMAVVLPKFIIDALFTTQNKEEAVRFLLIYAGTLFAISLITAVLNRATIILKSISFQRFQADIGKKLMQIDYERLETPEFLNLKQKADQYAYSGGYGFAVILEDSVGLFGKLLTFAGLISVIAILSPWLVLAVIIIVALNSLVFAKTNKHGIKYRMEQSVQERRIGYYSKKMEDFQYGKEIRTYNLAPWFLEKYNQQIKVLGKFYNNIANTRFISGAFNSFTFAVQLIISYFFVIKQTLDSTLSVGNFTMYLAAVSSFASILSEIIKTVVQLSQFNTYFEAFKEYINMPSMENTKGGKPILPENFDIEFQNVSFKYGTSEKFALQNVNVKFNSKERIAIIGENGAGKSTFVKLLMRLYEPTEGKILINGIDIKEIDYNHYQTWFAAVFQDFKLFSFSIKENITFGNDKTEEDKKRLENIVSASGLKEVTDKLDKGLETLVYRDFDDAGFTPSGGEGQKIAIARAAYKNAPIVILDEPTAALDPKAENKIYEQFDSFFADKCSLYISHRMAVTKFSDRTLVFDNAQIVQDGNHESLINQEGKYKELYSLQAKYYTDEVNSQ encoded by the coding sequence ATGTTTAAGGGTGCATTGTATTATTTTGTTATGTGTTGGAGGTATGACAAACGTTTTCCGGTTGTCATTTTATTAAAAGAAATTTTAAATGCCGTAAAAACTGTAATGGCGGTGGTGCTGCCTAAGTTCATTATCGATGCTTTGTTTACAACACAAAATAAAGAAGAAGCTGTTAGGTTTTTACTCATATATGCCGGAACCTTATTTGCAATAAGTCTTATAACTGCAGTTTTAAACCGTGCTACAATTATTTTAAAAAGCATCTCCTTTCAGCGATTTCAAGCCGATATAGGAAAAAAATTAATGCAGATAGATTATGAACGGCTTGAAACTCCCGAATTCTTAAACTTAAAACAAAAGGCGGATCAATATGCATATTCAGGCGGTTACGGATTTGCCGTAATCTTAGAAGACTCCGTCGGTTTATTCGGTAAACTGCTCACTTTTGCAGGTCTTATCTCCGTTATCGCAATCTTAAGCCCATGGCTTGTACTTGCAGTCATTATAATTGTCGCTCTTAATTCTTTGGTCTTTGCAAAAACAAATAAACATGGGATAAAATACCGCATGGAACAATCCGTGCAGGAAAGGCGTATCGGCTACTATTCTAAAAAAATGGAAGATTTTCAATACGGAAAAGAAATCCGTACTTATAATTTAGCTCCGTGGTTTTTAGAAAAATACAATCAGCAAATTAAAGTGCTCGGAAAATTTTATAATAACATAGCCAATACCCGTTTTATAAGCGGCGCCTTTAATTCTTTTACCTTTGCCGTTCAATTAATCATAAGCTATTTTTTTGTAATTAAGCAAACATTAGACTCCACTCTTTCGGTAGGAAATTTTACAATGTATCTTGCAGCAGTAAGTTCGTTCGCTTCAATACTATCCGAAATTATAAAAACCGTAGTTCAGCTTTCGCAGTTCAACACTTATTTTGAAGCTTTTAAAGAATACATTAATATGCCGTCTATGGAAAATACAAAAGGCGGAAAGCCTATTTTACCTGAAAACTTTGACATTGAATTTCAAAATGTTTCTTTCAAATACGGCACAAGCGAAAAGTTTGCCTTACAAAATGTAAACGTTAAATTTAATTCCAAAGAGCGTATAGCCATAATAGGAGAAAACGGTGCAGGTAAATCAACCTTTGTAAAACTTTTAATGCGCCTATACGAGCCTACCGAAGGCAAAATTTTGATTAACGGTATCGACATAAAAGAAATAGACTATAACCATTATCAAACTTGGTTTGCCGCAGTCTTCCAAGATTTTAAACTTTTTTCTTTTAGCATAAAAGAAAATATTACCTTCGGCAATGATAAAACCGAAGAAGACAAAAAGCGTTTGGAAAATATTGTTTCGGCATCGGGCTTAAAAGAAGTTACCGATAAATTGGATAAGGGCTTGGAAACCTTGGTGTACCGAGACTTTGACGATGCAGGTTTTACGCCCTCAGGCGGAGAAGGCCAAAAAATTGCAATAGCCAGAGCCGCATATAAAAACGCTCCGATAGTTATTTTAGACGAACCGACAGCAGCCCTCGACCCAAAAGCCGAAAATAAAATCTATGAGCAGTTTGATTCTTTCTTTGCGGATAAGTGTTCTCTTTATATTTCGCATAGAATGGCGGTTACAAAATTTTCGGATAGGACTCTTGTATTCGACAATGCACAGATTGTCCAAGACGGAAACCACGAAAGTCTTATAAACCAAGAAGGAAAATACAAGGAGCTCTACAGCTTGCAGGCTAAGTATTATACGGATGAGGTCAATAGTCAATGA